Proteins from one Salmonella bongori NCTC 12419 genomic window:
- the sdaA gene encoding L-serine ammonia-lyase: protein MISLFDMFKVGIGPSSSHTVGPMKAGKQFVDDLVEKGLLDNVTRVAVDVYGSLSLTGKGHHTDIAIIMGLAGNEPATVDIDSIPGFIRDVETRERLLLAQGRQEVDFPKDDGMRFHNGNLPLHENGMQIHAWQGDTVIYSKTYYSIGGGFIVDEAHFGQEATNEVTVPYPFKSAKEMLEYCSSTGLSLSGMVMQNELALHSKKEIEDYFGHVWQTMQACIDRGMNTEGVLPGPLRVPRRASALRRMLVASDKLSSDPMNVIDWVNMFALAVNEENAAGGRVVTAPTNGACGIVPAVLAYYDHFIESVSPDIYTRYFLAAGAIGALYKMNASISGAEVGCQGEVGVACSMAAAGLAELLGASPEQVCVAAEIGMEHNLGLTCDPVAGQVQVPCIERNAIASVKAINAARMAMRRTSAPRVSLDKVIETMYETGKDMNAKYRETSRGGLAIKVQCD from the coding sequence GTGATTAGTCTATTCGACATGTTTAAGGTAGGGATTGGTCCCTCCTCTTCCCATACTGTTGGCCCGATGAAGGCCGGTAAACAATTCGTCGATGACCTGGTCGAAAAAGGATTACTGGATAACGTTACCCGCGTCGCTGTCGATGTCTACGGCTCGCTGTCGCTGACGGGGAAAGGTCACCATACCGATATCGCCATTATTATGGGACTGGCGGGAAATGAACCCGCTACCGTGGATATTGATAGCATCCCCGGTTTTATTCGCGACGTTGAAACGCGCGAGCGTCTGCTACTGGCTCAGGGCCGTCAGGAAGTCGATTTTCCAAAAGATGACGGAATGCGTTTTCATAATGGCAATTTGCCGCTTCATGAAAATGGAATGCAAATCCATGCCTGGCAGGGTGACACGGTCATTTATAGCAAAACATACTACTCCATCGGCGGGGGCTTTATCGTTGATGAAGCGCATTTCGGTCAGGAAGCGACGAATGAGGTGACGGTCCCTTATCCGTTTAAGTCGGCGAAAGAAATGCTGGAATATTGCAGCAGTACAGGCCTTTCGCTCTCCGGCATGGTGATGCAAAACGAACTGGCGCTGCACAGCAAAAAAGAGATTGAAGACTACTTCGGTCATGTCTGGCAAACCATGCAAGCCTGTATCGATCGCGGTATGAATACCGAAGGCGTACTGCCAGGACCGCTGCGTGTACCGCGCCGCGCTTCTGCACTGCGTCGTATGCTGGTTGCCAGCGATAAGCTTTCCAGCGATCCAATGAATGTCATTGACTGGGTGAACATGTTTGCCCTGGCGGTGAACGAAGAAAACGCGGCGGGTGGGCGTGTTGTAACGGCGCCAACCAATGGCGCGTGCGGCATCGTTCCTGCGGTACTGGCTTATTACGACCATTTTATTGAGTCTGTCAGCCCGGATATTTACACCCGCTACTTCCTGGCGGCTGGCGCTATTGGCGCGCTATATAAGATGAATGCGTCCATTTCCGGCGCGGAAGTCGGCTGTCAGGGCGAGGTAGGCGTCGCCTGTTCGATGGCGGCGGCAGGCCTTGCTGAACTGCTGGGCGCCAGCCCGGAACAAGTTTGCGTCGCGGCTGAAATCGGCATGGAGCATAACCTGGGACTGACCTGCGACCCGGTCGCCGGCCAGGTGCAGGTACCGTGTATTGAGCGTAACGCCATCGCCTCGGTTAAAGCGATCAACGCCGCGCGTATGGCGATGCGTCGAACCAGCGCGCCGCGCGTCTCGCTGGATAAAGTCATCGAAACGATGTACGAAACCGGAAAAGATATGAACGCGAAATACCGCGAGACCTCGCGCGGCGGGCTGGCCATTAAGGTCCAGTGTGATTAA
- a CDS encoding EAL domain-containing protein: protein MQTAQRIINNYRRNRFIVCTICAVVTLIFTLSIRFISERNLNHHRTVAFANHAVDALDNVLHPLQAGRNVLLPLLELPCASAHLPLRKQAARLQTIRSIGLVKNGILYCSSIFGARHVPVRQLQPDLPAAADLLLLSTDQSLLKGSPILIQWYPASPDGLNGVMEIVNIDLLTTMLLEPQQPQITNASLTVGKRHLLYGLGVVEELPPLKDEERYSLSSQHFPFTISVTGPSAGELAFKHLPTQLPLAVLLSLLIGYIAWLATASRMSFSWEINLALAEREFELFCQPLLNARTQHCTGVEILLRWNNPRQGWISPDVFIPIAEEHNLIAPLTRYVIAETIRQRHYFPVSHQFHIGINVAASHFRHGVLLRDLNQYWFSAEPVQQLVLELTERDALLDVDYRLRRELHCKGVKLAIDDFGTGNSSLSWLEKLRPDILKIDKSFTAAIGTDAVNSTVTDIIIALGQKLNIELVAEGVESQEQAQHLRQHGVQTLQGYLYAKPMPISEFPQWLAGRTPPPARHNGHIMSAMPHL, encoded by the coding sequence ATGCAAACAGCACAACGGATCATCAATAACTATCGCCGTAATCGTTTCATTGTTTGCACGATTTGTGCAGTGGTCACGCTCATTTTTACGCTGAGCATCCGATTTATTTCGGAGCGGAACTTAAATCACCATCGTACAGTCGCGTTTGCAAATCATGCCGTTGACGCGCTGGATAATGTGCTACATCCTCTACAGGCTGGCCGCAACGTGCTGCTTCCCTTGCTTGAATTGCCATGCGCCAGCGCGCATCTGCCGCTGCGTAAGCAAGCTGCCCGCCTCCAGACCATTCGTTCTATCGGACTGGTGAAAAACGGAATTCTCTACTGCTCAAGTATTTTTGGCGCCCGCCATGTTCCTGTGCGCCAGCTCCAGCCCGATCTTCCCGCCGCCGCCGATCTGCTGCTGCTTTCGACGGATCAATCCTTACTCAAGGGAAGCCCTATTCTCATCCAGTGGTATCCTGCTTCCCCGGATGGCCTGAATGGCGTGATGGAAATCGTCAATATTGACTTGCTGACGACCATGCTACTTGAGCCACAGCAACCGCAGATTACCAACGCCAGTCTGACGGTCGGCAAACGGCACCTGTTATATGGCCTGGGTGTGGTCGAGGAGCTTCCGCCATTAAAAGATGAAGAGCGCTACTCGCTCTCATCGCAGCACTTCCCTTTTACTATCAGCGTCACCGGACCATCGGCGGGCGAACTGGCGTTCAAACATCTGCCGACGCAGCTCCCCCTGGCCGTCTTGCTTAGTCTGTTGATCGGGTATATCGCATGGCTGGCGACAGCCAGCAGAATGAGCTTTTCCTGGGAGATTAATCTGGCCCTGGCCGAACGGGAGTTTGAGCTATTTTGCCAACCGCTGCTTAATGCGCGGACACAGCACTGTACCGGCGTTGAGATCCTGTTACGCTGGAACAATCCGCGCCAGGGCTGGATCTCGCCGGATGTTTTTATCCCCATTGCTGAAGAGCATAACCTGATAGCGCCGCTCACCCGCTATGTTATTGCGGAAACCATTCGGCAGCGGCACTACTTCCCTGTGAGTCACCAGTTTCATATCGGCATTAACGTTGCGGCGAGCCATTTTCGACACGGTGTGCTTCTCCGGGATCTTAATCAGTACTGGTTTAGTGCGGAACCTGTTCAGCAACTGGTGCTGGAGCTCACAGAGCGCGACGCGCTGCTTGACGTTGATTATCGACTGAGGCGCGAACTACATTGCAAGGGTGTGAAGTTAGCGATCGATGATTTTGGCACAGGAAACAGCTCACTCTCCTGGCTGGAGAAGCTACGTCCGGATATTTTGAAAATTGATAAATCCTTTACCGCCGCCATCGGCACCGATGCGGTAAATTCAACCGTGACCGATATTATTATCGCACTGGGGCAAAAACTGAATATTGAACTGGTTGCGGAAGGCGTCGAAAGCCAGGAACAGGCACAACATCTGCGCCAGCATGGCGTTCAGACGTTGCAGGGTTATCTCTATGCGAAACCGATGCCCATTAGCGAATTTCCGCAATGGCTGGCGGGCAGAACGCCGCCGCCCGCCCGGCATAACGGACATATTATGTCCGCTATGCCGCACTTATAG
- the yoaE gene encoding CNNM family cation transport protein YoaE, with product MELLMDPSIWAGLLTLVVLEIVLGIDNLVFIAILADKLPPKQRDKARLIGLSLALIMRLALLSVISWMVTLTKPIFTVWDFTFSGRDLIMLLGGIFLLFKATTELHERLENREHDTGHGKGYASFWVVVTQIVILDAVFSLDAVITAVGMVNHLPVMMAAVVIAMAVMLLASKPLTRFVNQHPTVVVLCLSFLLMIGLSLVAEGFGFHIPKGYLYAAIGFSIIIEVFNQIARRNFIRHQSTLPLRARTADAILRLMGGKRQANTQHETDSPAAISTPEGAFAEEERYMINGVLTLASRSLRGIMTPRGEISWVDANLSVAEIRQQLLSSPHSLFPVCRGELDEIIGIVRAKELLVALEEGADVAAVAASSPAIVVPETLDPINLLGVLRRARGSFVIVTNEFGVVQGLVTPLDVLEAIAGEFPDADETPEIVADADGWIVKGGTDLHALQQALEMDNLVNEEGDIATVAGLVIAANGHIPRIGDVIDVPPLRITIVEANDYRVDLVRIVKEQPAHDEEE from the coding sequence ATGGAATTATTAATGGATCCCTCAATTTGGGCGGGATTACTCACGCTTGTCGTTCTTGAAATCGTACTGGGTATTGATAACCTGGTCTTTATCGCTATCCTGGCTGATAAACTGCCGCCGAAGCAGCGTGACAAAGCGCGCCTGATTGGTCTGTCGCTGGCGCTGATTATGCGTCTGGCGCTACTGTCCGTGATCTCGTGGATGGTGACCTTAACAAAGCCGATTTTTACCGTCTGGGATTTTACCTTCTCCGGCCGTGATTTAATTATGTTATTGGGCGGGATATTCCTGCTGTTTAAAGCGACCACTGAGCTGCATGAACGCCTGGAAAACCGTGAACATGACACCGGCCACGGTAAAGGTTATGCGAGTTTCTGGGTCGTGGTGACGCAGATTGTCATCCTGGATGCGGTTTTCTCGCTCGACGCTGTTATTACGGCGGTAGGTATGGTGAACCATCTGCCGGTCATGATGGCGGCGGTGGTGATTGCGATGGCGGTGATGCTACTGGCGTCAAAACCGCTGACCCGTTTTGTCAACCAACATCCGACGGTTGTGGTGCTTTGCTTGAGCTTCCTGCTGATGATTGGCTTGAGTCTGGTGGCGGAAGGGTTTGGCTTTCATATTCCGAAAGGCTACCTGTACGCGGCAATTGGTTTCTCAATCATTATTGAGGTATTTAACCAGATTGCGCGCCGCAACTTTATTCGCCACCAGTCCACGTTGCCACTGCGCGCGCGTACTGCGGACGCTATCCTGCGACTGATGGGGGGAAAACGCCAGGCGAATACGCAGCATGAGACGGATAGCCCGGCTGCGATATCGACACCGGAAGGTGCCTTCGCCGAAGAAGAACGCTACATGATTAACGGCGTCCTGACTCTGGCATCGCGCTCCCTGCGCGGCATTATGACGCCGCGAGGCGAAATCAGCTGGGTGGATGCGAATCTTAGCGTAGCTGAAATTCGTCAGCAATTGCTCTCCTCTCCGCATAGTTTGTTCCCGGTATGCCGGGGCGAGCTGGATGAAATTATCGGTATCGTGCGGGCGAAAGAGTTGTTGGTGGCGCTGGAAGAGGGCGCGGATGTTGCTGCTGTTGCCGCATCTTCCCCGGCGATCGTGGTGCCGGAAACACTTGACCCTATCAATTTGTTAGGTGTTCTGCGCCGGGCACGCGGCAGTTTCGTTATCGTCACTAACGAGTTTGGCGTGGTGCAGGGACTGGTTACGCCGCTGGATGTGCTGGAAGCGATTGCCGGCGAGTTTCCGGATGCCGATGAAACGCCGGAAATTGTGGCCGATGCCGATGGCTGGATAGTGAAGGGCGGCACCGATCTCCATGCGTTACAGCAGGCGCTGGAGATGGATAATCTGGTAAATGAAGAGGGCGATATTGCGACAGTCGCGGGATTAGTGATTGCCGCGAATGGACATATTCCTCGCATAGGGGATGTCATTGACGTTCCGCCGCTGCGGATAACGATTGTCGAGGCCAACGATTATCGCGTGGATCTGGTTCGTATTGTTAAAGAACAGCCTGCTCACGACGAAGAGGAATAA
- a CDS encoding protein YoaL yields the protein MEIRNFVFDNEKFRSVKYPGYISLQRKVNLCQKPVVSVMFSFRLIRMEYRAAARCMDRHRRHFTFWPFCACQSGMSCHNLTLFIALPPASFEMLWAPFSHSLSRSLSWNY from the coding sequence ATGGAGATCCGTAATTTTGTTTTCGATAATGAGAAATTTCGAAGTGTAAAATATCCCGGTTACATCTCTTTGCAAAGGAAGGTAAATCTTTGCCAAAAACCAGTTGTCTCTGTTATGTTTAGCTTCCGTTTAATTAGAATGGAGTATAGGGCAGCAGCCCGTTGTATGGATCGTCACCGACGTCATTTCACTTTTTGGCCGTTTTGCGCCTGTCAATCTGGCATGTCTTGCCATAACCTTACTTTGTTTATCGCGTTACCGCCTGCATCCTTTGAGATGTTGTGGGCGCCGTTTAGTCATTCCTTAAGCAGGAGCTTGTCATGGAATTATTAA
- the manX gene encoding PTS mannose transporter subunit IIAB, which translates to MTIAIVIGTHGWAAEQLLKTAEMLLGEQENVGWIDFVPGENAETLIEKYNAQLAKLDTSKGVLFLVDTWGGSPFNAASRIVVDKEHYEVVAGVNIPMLVETFMARDDDPSFDELVALAVETGSEGVKALKAKPVEKAAPAPVAAATPKAATPAKPMGPNDYMVIGLARIDDRLIHGQVATRWTKETNVSRIIVVSDEVAADTVRKTLLTQVAPPGVTAHVVDVAKMIRVYNNPKYAGERVMLLFTNPTDVERIVEGGVKVTSVNIGGMAYRQGKTQVNNAVSVDEKDIEAFKKLNERGIELEVRKVSTDPKLKMMDLIAKVAK; encoded by the coding sequence GTGACCATTGCTATTGTTATAGGCACACATGGTTGGGCTGCAGAGCAGTTACTTAAAACAGCCGAAATGCTGTTAGGCGAGCAGGAAAACGTCGGCTGGATCGATTTCGTTCCAGGCGAAAACGCTGAAACGCTGATCGAAAAGTACAACGCTCAGTTGGCAAAACTCGATACCAGTAAAGGCGTGCTATTTCTCGTTGATACATGGGGAGGTAGTCCGTTTAACGCTGCCAGCCGCATTGTCGTCGATAAAGAGCATTATGAGGTAGTTGCCGGCGTCAATATCCCGATGCTGGTCGAAACGTTTATGGCCCGCGATGACGATCCGAGTTTTGACGAACTGGTGGCGCTGGCGGTGGAAACCGGTAGCGAAGGCGTAAAAGCGCTGAAAGCGAAACCGGTAGAGAAAGCTGCGCCGGCCCCCGTCGCTGCGGCTACGCCAAAAGCTGCCACCCCGGCAAAACCCATGGGGCCGAATGATTATATGGTCATCGGACTTGCCCGTATTGATGACCGACTCATTCATGGCCAGGTCGCCACCCGCTGGACCAAAGAAACCAATGTCAGCCGTATTATTGTCGTGAGTGATGAGGTTGCGGCGGATACCGTACGTAAAACGCTGCTGACGCAGGTTGCGCCTCCGGGCGTCACCGCGCACGTGGTTGACGTTGCGAAGATGATTCGCGTTTACAACAATCCGAAATACGCCGGCGAACGCGTGATGCTTCTGTTTACCAATCCTACCGACGTCGAGCGCATCGTTGAAGGCGGGGTCAAAGTTACCTCTGTGAACATTGGCGGTATGGCTTATCGCCAGGGCAAAACCCAGGTGAACAACGCTGTTTCCGTCGACGAAAAGGATATCGAAGCCTTTAAAAAGCTCAACGAGCGCGGCATCGAGCTTGAGGTGCGTAAAGTTTCCACCGATCCAAAACTGAAAATGATGGATTTAATTGCCAAAGTGGCGAAATAA
- the manY gene encoding PTS mannose transporter subunit IIC, which produces MEITTLQIVLVFIVACIAGMESVLDEFQFHRPLIACTLIGAVLGDMKTGIIIGGTLEMIALGWMNIGAAVAPDAALASIISTVLVIAGHQSIGAGIALAIPLAAAGQVLTIIVRTITVAFQHAADKAAENGNLTALSWLHVSSLFLQAMRIAIPAVIVAISVGTSEVQGMLNAIPEVVTGGLNIAGGMIVVVGYAMVINMMRAGYLMPFFYLGFVTAAFTNFNLVALGVIGAVMAILYIQLSPKYNRVAGAPAQAAGNNDLDNELD; this is translated from the coding sequence ATGGAGATTACCACTCTTCAGATTGTGCTGGTGTTCATCGTCGCATGTATCGCAGGTATGGAGTCGGTACTTGATGAATTTCAGTTCCATCGCCCGCTGATCGCCTGTACCTTAATCGGCGCCGTTCTGGGGGACATGAAAACCGGTATTATCATCGGCGGTACTCTGGAAATGATCGCGTTGGGCTGGATGAACATCGGTGCTGCCGTTGCGCCTGATGCCGCACTGGCGTCCATCATCTCTACCGTTCTGGTCATCGCCGGGCATCAAAGCATTGGCGCCGGTATCGCGCTGGCGATTCCGCTGGCGGCGGCAGGCCAGGTACTGACCATTATCGTACGTACCATTACCGTGGCATTCCAGCACGCGGCGGACAAGGCGGCTGAAAATGGCAACCTGACGGCGCTCTCCTGGCTGCACGTCTCTTCCCTGTTCCTGCAAGCAATGCGTATCGCTATCCCGGCGGTTATCGTTGCCATCTCCGTAGGCACCAGCGAAGTACAGGGGATGCTGAATGCAATTCCTGAAGTCGTCACAGGCGGCCTGAACATCGCCGGCGGCATGATCGTCGTGGTTGGTTATGCGATGGTCATTAATATGATGCGCGCAGGTTACCTGATGCCGTTCTTCTATCTCGGTTTCGTCACCGCGGCATTCACAAACTTCAACCTGGTCGCACTGGGTGTTATCGGCGCAGTGATGGCTATTCTTTACATCCAGCTGAGCCCGAAATACAACCGTGTCGCGGGCGCGCCTGCGCAGGCTGCTGGCAATAACGATCTCGATAATGAACTGGACTAA
- a CDS encoding PTS mannose transporter subunit IID, whose protein sequence is MVDMTKTTTEKKLTPSDIRGVFLRSNLFQGSWNFERMQALGFCFSMVPAIRRLYPENNDARKQAIKRHLEFFNTHPYVAAPVLGVTLAMEEKRANGAEIDDGAINGIKVGLMGPLAGVGDPIFWGTVRPVFAALGAGIAMSGSLLGPLLFFILFNLVRLATRYYGVAYGYRKGVDIVKDMGGGFLQKLTEGASILGLFVMGALVNKWTHVNIPLVVSTITGQDGQTRVTTVQTILDQLMPGLVPLLLTFACMWLLRKKVNPLWIIVGFFVIGIAGYAVGLLGQ, encoded by the coding sequence ATGGTTGATATGACTAAAACTACCACCGAGAAAAAACTCACTCCGAGCGACATTCGCGGCGTATTCCTTCGTTCTAACCTGTTCCAGGGATCATGGAACTTCGAACGTATGCAGGCGCTCGGCTTCTGCTTCTCTATGGTGCCGGCGATTCGTCGCCTGTATCCGGAGAATAATGACGCGCGTAAACAGGCCATTAAACGTCATCTGGAGTTCTTTAACACCCATCCTTACGTTGCGGCGCCAGTACTGGGCGTAACGCTGGCAATGGAAGAAAAGCGTGCGAACGGCGCGGAGATTGATGATGGTGCCATCAACGGTATCAAAGTCGGTCTGATGGGGCCTCTGGCAGGCGTCGGCGACCCTATCTTCTGGGGTACCGTTCGTCCGGTATTCGCCGCGCTGGGTGCTGGTATTGCAATGAGCGGCAGCCTGCTCGGTCCGCTGCTGTTCTTCATTCTGTTTAACCTGGTGCGCCTGGCGACCCGTTATTACGGCGTGGCTTATGGCTATCGCAAAGGCGTCGATATCGTTAAAGATATGGGCGGCGGCTTCCTGCAAAAACTGACTGAGGGGGCGTCAATCCTCGGCCTCTTTGTTATGGGGGCACTGGTTAACAAGTGGACGCATGTGAATATCCCGCTGGTGGTCTCCACCATTACGGGTCAGGATGGTCAGACCCGCGTTACCACCGTGCAAACCATTCTCGACCAGTTGATGCCGGGTCTGGTTCCGCTCCTGTTGACCTTTGCCTGTATGTGGCTGCTGCGTAAGAAAGTTAACCCGCTGTGGATTATTGTGGGCTTCTTTGTCATCGGCATCGCCGGTTACGCTGTCGGTCTGCTGGGCCAGTAA
- a CDS encoding DUF986 family protein has product MSITDLVLVFFIVALLVYAIYDQFIMPHRKSPTQLAIPLLRRGRVDSVIFVGLMVILIYNNITSHGAPVTTWLLCVTALMGFYLFWIRTPKIIFKQGGFFFANVWIEYERIKEMNLSEDGVLVMQLEHRRLLIRVRNIDDLEKIYKLLISSQ; this is encoded by the coding sequence ATGTCGATCACGGACCTGGTGTTGGTTTTCTTTATTGTCGCATTACTGGTATATGCCATTTACGATCAGTTCATCATGCCCCACCGCAAAAGCCCGACTCAGTTGGCTATCCCGTTGCTACGCCGTGGACGCGTCGATAGTGTTATATTCGTCGGTCTGATGGTAATTCTTATCTATAACAATATTACCAGCCACGGCGCGCCAGTCACGACATGGCTATTATGCGTTACAGCGTTGATGGGCTTTTACCTGTTCTGGATCCGCACCCCAAAAATCATCTTTAAACAAGGCGGCTTTTTCTTCGCCAATGTCTGGATAGAATATGAGCGCATTAAAGAGATGAATTTATCGGAGGATGGCGTACTAGTAATGCAATTAGAACACCGACGCCTGCTTATCCGTGTACGAAATATCGACGATCTGGAGAAAATATATAAACTTCTTATTTCATCTCAATAA
- the mntP gene encoding manganese efflux pump MntP, with the protein MHFTATILLAFGMSMDAFAASIGKGATLHKPKFSEALRTGLIFGAVETLTPLIGWGLGMLASKFVLEWNHWIAFILLIFLGGRMIIEGIRGGDDEDETPLRRHSFWLLVTTAIATSLDAMAVGVGLAFLHVNIIATALAIGCATLIMSTLGMMIGRFIGPMLGKRAEILGGIVLIGIGAQILWAHSHG; encoded by the coding sequence ATGCACTTTACTGCTACTATTCTTCTCGCTTTCGGCATGTCGATGGACGCTTTTGCGGCGTCAATTGGCAAAGGTGCCACCCTCCATAAACCCAAGTTTTCAGAAGCGCTACGTACTGGCCTTATTTTTGGCGCGGTTGAAACACTGACCCCGCTGATCGGCTGGGGTCTGGGAATGCTGGCGAGTAAATTCGTTCTGGAATGGAACCACTGGATCGCCTTTATTCTGCTGATCTTTTTAGGCGGGCGCATGATCATCGAAGGTATTCGTGGCGGTGATGATGAAGACGAAACACCGTTACGCCGCCACAGTTTTTGGCTCTTAGTCACAACGGCGATCGCGACCAGCCTTGATGCGATGGCCGTTGGTGTCGGCCTGGCGTTTTTACACGTTAATATCATCGCTACCGCACTGGCTATTGGTTGCGCCACGCTTATCATGTCCACGCTGGGAATGATGATCGGTCGCTTTATTGGCCCAATGTTGGGCAAGCGCGCTGAAATTCTCGGCGGGATCGTACTGATAGGGATTGGCGCCCAAATCCTGTGGGCGCATTCTCACGGTTAA
- the rlmA gene encoding 23S rRNA (guanine(745)-N(1))-methyltransferase produces the protein MSFTCPLCHQPLTQIKNSFMCPQRHQFDMAKEGYINLLPVQHKRSRDPGDNIEMMQARRAFLDAGHYQPLREMVINVLRERLDKSATAILDIGCGEGYYTHAFANALPEITTFGLDVAKVAIKAAAKRYPQVRFCVASSHRLPFADKSMDAVIRIYAPCKAQELARVVNPGGWVVTVTPGPRHLMELKGLIYDEVRLHASHAGQLDGFTLQQSTSLAYPMQLNAGEAVALLQMTPFAWRARPEVWEQLAESAGFSCQTDFNLHIWQREG, from the coding sequence ATGTCGTTTACCTGTCCGCTTTGCCACCAGCCGCTTACGCAAATTAAGAATAGTTTTATGTGTCCGCAGCGGCATCAGTTTGATATGGCTAAAGAGGGATATATCAATTTGTTGCCCGTTCAGCATAAACGTTCGCGCGATCCGGGGGACAACATAGAAATGATGCAGGCAAGGAGAGCATTTCTTGATGCAGGCCATTACCAGCCGCTGCGTGAGATGGTAATAAACGTGTTGCGTGAACGGCTGGACAAATCGGCCACGGCGATTCTGGATATCGGCTGCGGTGAGGGTTATTACACCCATGCTTTTGCCAATGCATTGCCGGAGATAACCACATTTGGACTGGACGTTGCGAAAGTGGCGATCAAAGCAGCGGCGAAGCGTTACCCGCAGGTCAGGTTTTGCGTGGCGTCAAGTCATCGGCTGCCATTTGCTGATAAGTCAATGGACGCGGTGATCAGGATCTATGCCCCGTGTAAGGCACAGGAACTGGCTCGCGTGGTGAATCCTGGCGGCTGGGTCGTTACCGTCACGCCGGGACCGCGTCATTTGATGGAGCTAAAAGGGCTCATTTACGATGAGGTGCGTCTGCATGCGTCACATGCCGGGCAGCTCGATGGATTTACGTTGCAGCAGAGCACCAGCCTTGCATATCCCATGCAGCTTAACGCTGGGGAGGCCGTGGCGTTGTTGCAAATGACGCCATTCGCCTGGCGCGCCAGGCCGGAAGTGTGGGAGCAACTGGCTGAAAGCGCCGGGTTTAGCTGCCAGACGGATTTTAATCTGCATATCTGGCAGCGTGAGGGTTAA